From the genome of Cololabis saira isolate AMF1-May2022 chromosome 4, fColSai1.1, whole genome shotgun sequence:
GACCGAGATTACATCTCATATCGGAGAGGCTGGAAAGGCCAAAGTGACAGATTGTGGCACGTCTCTCTTTGTGGTTTCTTTACACTGCGTGCCCAGATGATCTATAATCTACGCTTCGCGTGGTAGCAAGAGACCCTGAAAGGAAGGGCTTTTATTTGCAGTAGGAGAATAAAGCAGTTTTTCACTTGTAACAACATTGTCCTTAGTGACAGCTTACATCTGTGAGCTTTAAGTGGTCAATGTTTTGTGATTTGCAGCACAATAAAACGGCCTTCACTCTAAATAAACTAGCTCCCTATAAGAAAATACCACACTGTGGCTCGTGTGTTCCATCTGTTAGCAGTTTTGCAAATCAGAGGTCACATATTTCATCCTGCCACGCTAATCCTTTATAGGTAGGAGCACAGCGATGCTATTCAACAAAAAATTCTGCAAGCTGATTGTGTTATTTGATCTATTTAGGAAGAATAGCTGTGGATTTTCTGATTACGGAACAACAAAGAGCTGAGAGGAGGGGGTGGTTGAGCATTAAATGTAGCAGGAAATGCATCCAAAGTCACTCTATCATTGGCTTTGTTTTCCCTAAACTCGAACTGGCACATAAATCAGTGACTAACAGCGTTAGCATCAGAGGCGCTGCTTCCTTCTGAAGTCCAGCTCTTTGTTGCAGTGCCACCACCTGGCCTTTTCTTGTAGCTTTAACTTTTGCAACTTAATCTTTTCCATATGAAACTGATCTTAAGTCTTTCGAGAGGCTCCCTCTTAGCCAACAAACTAAGCGGAGGGGAAATGGGGTCACGAGGATGAGGAAAATCTCTGCTTGCTGTTAGAGACAtacgaaaagaaaaataattgagCACGTTTATCCGCAGGGTCTCCTCCAGGATCTTTTATGCACACTCTTCATATTGACATTTTTTCTCTTGCACCTAAATGTTCGAGGACATAGTTCTCCTGATGAGTTCATgttcaaataatattaaaatattacccGTTCGCATTCAAGTGAACTGTTTTGACCCGAGAGAACGCAGCACATGAAATCCATTTAACTTAGAGAAGATATGCAACAGGAAGAAAGGATCTTTGTGAAAGGCAGGAATGCCAGATGCAGAAGGTCTCGCAGCTGGAGCTGAAACCGAATTACGAAACTCTGTGATTTCTTACTCGGGCTGAGTAATTAATGATATTCTCAAGCTTGCTTGAAAGCCGCTGCGCAGCTGTGATTCATCTGTTATCTGTGGCTACAGATGAAGACCTAACTTGTTGATGGGTGAAAGGTGACGTCAAGCCTCAAGCTATGCATGACGGAGACCCtttggagagaaaagaaaagaaaaaaaacttctttGAAATAAAACTGGGCTCCCTGCTAAACCCGGCAGCAATCTATTTTTAACAAAATTCATTGTAAGCCTTTTGGTTCTGTATGTCTCTCGCTAGCATATGCTGCTCAAATGCTCATTGGTAATACTTAAATCTGAAATTAGTGGATTGGGGGATGTTGCTGGACCCCCACCTAGTCCCTTCCCATCTTTCCACGCAGCAGGATGCAGGGCTAAGCAAGATGCTCTCTGGTCTCTTTGGGTAGGCTGCCTGCAGGGCCTCGGCAGAGATGAATTTCACACTCTTATTTCAAGGACTTTGTTGCATTAATAAAGAAGGTGTGAAACAGCTCTGCGGGTTGTTTTTGAGGTAATCTCATGGGGACACAGTTCACACGAATGTCATCCGTTTTCCAAAGAAAATATCTTCAGAGGAACGTGTTCACCTTGGATTTTTGTCAAAGGAATTCAAATTTCATGTTGGCACATATAATGAGAAAAAGGACAGACACAAAAGGCCGGTCTCAGTTTGCAGCACGTCACCTTCATTGCACGTGCGACGCTTGCTGCTTTGAGGCTTTTTCAGACATTGACATTAATCATCTACTGCTGTGGTTGAAGGGATTGTTCAAGTCAATGCCTTCTTATTGTTACACTTTTTAGGCAAaattattttcacattttactgTACATGTCTCCAGGCTTTGCCCAGTTAGACCTTCTGCTCCTcagatgtatttattcatttattgtaCAAGTTTACTGGTCAGTATTCAACCGTCAAAAATGGTTGGGGTAGAATATATAgtacattaaaaaagaaatttttatctcgttttattttttcctactCCCCATTATTTAACCCCTCACATCTGTCTTGAGTCCTTGGGAATACTCAGTCCTAACTCTTGGGAAAACCTTTGTGATTCTTGTTATAATAGTACTGgacattttcttgtttttctttgggtttgtttttactctttctatagctaaaaaaaaacatcaacatggCCCTTTTTACGTCATTACACAAAAGGCAACATATGCAGTAAATGTAAGATCTTACTGTCATCCTTATGACGTTAAAGCCACTCTGTAGTAGTACCACTTGTGACCACGTGGGGGCAGCATACCACAAACCCattcatgaagatgaagaatgAAAGCACAACAACGAACAGCGCCAGTGGGAGGAAGTGGTATTACAAGAAGACTGTCCCAACTCATCAGTGCAGTCTTGTTAGTGGTTTTCTCATCAACACTCCACATCTGTGGGACACTATGTTGTCCGAAGTGGGATTGCTACATAGAATAGCTTTAAACAACACACTTCTTGCATATTTTAAGCTCACTTTTTCTGTTAAGTAAACTACATGACtgtcagaggtggaaaaagtacaaaaatattgtacttaagtaaaagtacaaattttctgcttgaaaattacttaagtaaaagtaaaaagtacccattaagaacattacttaagtaaaagtataaaagtacctcaacttaaatataataaagtaccaaaagtacatggtgtaaaatgtacttaagtacaaaagtaaaaagtacaaagtacaaaattcaaagtacaaaattattttcaaaaggattgcaaagaaatgaagaatccaagaatttgcttacaactctaaataatggtgatattattctgacccctttagcgtttgtttccattaccccattttaatttctccctttgctcatcactgctgctgtaccgcaaccccagctgataaaggatgagacttttgaacttttaaatgccaaaaccaccttagaaggggtggaatcaaagaatggtgcgcatggacaagcgtcggctgccgctcaaggctgatttatggttccgcgttacaccaacgcagagcccgtaccctacggcgaggctctgcgtcgatttaacgcggaaccataattcaggcttcagtcctcatcggtcctcgacgcgacggcggttcctccggccttccggccgcctctgcggcgcaactctcccgggagctgcggctccttctcggtttattcacgcgccccccttccttcccgtcctccttatggttccacgttaaatcggcgcacaccttacgccgttggctacggcgtagggtgtgcgtcgccgcgtaccctacgctgtagctctgcgccggtgtaacgcggaaccataaatcagcccccgctgtgctggacgacgtgtccaattttaaatatagcggattaaaagtacaatttttttccttgaaaatgtaacgaagtaaaagtaaaagtacagaaaaatgaaagtatcaataaaagtacaaattctcaaaaatgttacttaagtacaataacgaagtacttgtacttcgttactttacaccactgatgACTGTTGACATGCATTTGTTTATACTGATACTGTAAGACACTAGTAGAATACATTTGATTAAACTCCCAACCAGCCTACTCTGAGGTAAATTAAATGAAGCTTtgcagttgtttaaaaaaaaaaaaaaagttatatatatatttttttttttttaaattgtatgtatgtatgaatgtgtaaCTGAAGTTTACTGCATCCTGCTCCTATTAAACACTCAACGGGCACCTTAAAGATTAGGTAGACATTTTAATAAGGAAGCCTAGGATAATGGTTGAACTTTAACTGGAACTGCTTTCTTTTGAAAGTTTCATGTTCAATTCTAATCATAGGTTTACCAagaaaaattaatttaaattaatttaaaaagaattgTCAGCCTAAAACAGGCTTTTTGACTCTCCCACCAGATATGAAATCATGTAGCTGTGTTTGCAGCATTCCACCGCTGAAATATCACATATTTAAtcgtttctgtgttttttttttttttccccctcttccaCCGCAGGATGACATGAGCGACTCCCTACGAGACTACACTAACCTCCCAGAGGCAGCGCCTCTGCTCACTATCCTGGACATGTCGGCCCGTGCGAAGTACGTTCGTGACGTAGAGGAGATCACGCCGGCTGTAGTGGAGCAATTTGTCAACGACTTCCTTGGAGAAAAGCTCAAACCAGAGCCCATCTAACGAGAGGGCCCCCTGCTGAAATTGGACATGCTATGTGGGACTCGCTCCGTCATCCAACCTCACACTCGCCTGCACCTCACTCAAACCTTCCCAGACTCCCATGTTCTCACCCACCTCCCCCTCCTGACTATTAaagaaatgtctcatttttactgacattttaaacttttttttttaatacgttTCTATCTTCATTGagttctctctctatctctctatctctctctctctcctgtggTGCCTTGCATTGACAATAGTCCATACAGTAATATATATGGAGATtctgtttttgtcttcttttttttttttacacactaTAGTATTTCTGAATTCTAGAGAAAACCCTTGGACCTAATAATGAAGCCGATTCTTTGCTTTCTGCTTTGTCTGCAAGAGCCGCGTTACTCTTGGTTTCTGAACGATACTGAGGAAGAATAATAAGTGTTTTTGCAGATGTAATTCACATGTAGTGGAGGTGGTTTAGACCTCGGTTGGATGTCGCTGTAAGcatatttaaataaaagaaacagtATGACAGGTTCACATGCGGTGAAAAGCACACTGCCTGCTTGTACCAGACCAATGGctgatgttttaaaaaaaaccctgtgttttgttgtgtgtgctGTGATGCAAGTCAGCAGTCATCTCTAAGCTGTTGTTGATGGTGGTGCTCATCTCAAGTCGTTACGAGGATTTTCTGTGAAGGTCCCAACATGGAAATAGGCTAGGTTATTTCTGGAGGCACAAAAATGGTATTTTGAGAAGTGTTGAATGTATAAATCTCTATATTCTGTTACTTCAGTCATGACTTCTCACATCCATTAAAGAAAAATGTTCACTGGCAAGCACAAAGTTTTGTTGCTGTTAAGATTTATCAATAAAGTTAACTCTTGGATATgtaaaagataaacagaaacaccaCTTCCTTCATCACAAGTATTTAGAGACGTGCGGGTCAAAGAAAGCAAAGTAGACGTTGTGTTTATTATTGCAAATAGTATTTAGATGAGTTCCCTGAATTCTACAGACTTGCATAGACAATATGACTGCAGACACAAACGACGGAGATGCTCATCATTTGTTAAACAGATGTGCTTCAAGAGCATCTGCATCTGTTTAAGACTAGAAACACGGGGAAAGTTGAGACGAAGGAAGGAGTCAAAAAAAGGTGAGAATTGTTCCTTTTTCTTATTACGGGAGAAGCAGATCTGCATTTCAAAGCAAAAGAGGTTCATTAAACTTCCTATTGCAGGGCTCCAACACCTCTTTCATTTAAGGCTGTTGAATTGTTTTCAAATTCGACTGTGAACATCTATAATATATTCAGATCATGTTTGCCAttttgtcaccaaatatttaTAAGTGTATTTTTGTAGGTGCTGTAACtgatacaaatacaaaaactaCAAAGAAATGAAAGCACAGCATCTTAATGAAATAGCACCCACCTCTCTGCCCAGGGAGGATGTGAACTTGCATCTATTCTCCCATGACCTTCCCTCAGCATCCTGAAGATGCCTCTCATTTTAGTTATCTTTCATAAAATTCGAACCAAAGTTAAATTATATAATTCTTGAGGTGAGTGTTCATTTTTTCCCTGCAGTATCCACTGACTCCGAGGCATGAAACTTTTAGTGACACCTACTGTTTCACTTTGGTATGTGAAGATGGATGCAACTTCCAGACCTGAAAAATGAGGCCAAAAAGAACATACCTCCATGCTTAACTGTCTCAAATGTAAAGCTCTGGTTGCAAACAagatatgactttgttttgatCCTCTACCCGTTTTCCTAACGGGGTTTCTGGCCTCAACCACAAGGTTTGTGGGTCCATTAAGGTACCGCATGTTTATTCTCATTGTAGCAGACAAAGCAGTGTATGCTTGAAGGTTGGATGAGCTTGTGACTGACGAGAAACGATCACCTGCTAAATGTGGAAAATTATTTGTACTCATAGCTACTTTTAACCAGTGTTACGTTCTCAAAGGGTTCTGCGTGTTCTTCCTtttagccatttacatccagcTGCCATGCGGGCAGCTAACTTTGGGAGCAAATTAAATCCAAGGGTCTGGACCTCAACAGAGGCTGAACTGTAACGCCAACTTTGAAATTGGAGAGCAATCACTTCCTCACCCGAACCAGTTATCCATGCCTTTATCAGTGACTTCTAAAATAGACAATGTCAACGTTTGGGATCTCAAAAACCACTATGCGATGGCTAAAGCAACCTTCAGGTTtcaaaatgagaaaataaaaaggtgaCTTAACCATTAAGTCTGTCTTTACCATAAATTCTGTGGGAAAAGGgctttgttttatatttgtatctttaaaaaacaaagtcaaatgTTTTTCCTAATTTCTTCACATGTgcaactttatttctgtaacttTCCAAAGAAGGTGTTTTGTTATGATTGTATTTTCGTTTGcatcaaaaagaagaaaacatttgTGTGATAAATTTGTCATGCAGTTTTAGAGCTGGTCACTAAAGGCAGCCTTTTCATTCATTAGGTTGCCATAGTAACTAGTTATTTACCACTGGGGTTATTAGATTGCTTGTTACCTTTCCAATAACTAAAATTCACAGCAAGTGGACAGGGACTGGGGCTGCTTACATTCATTTTCTCAAATGATTCTAATCTTGTCTAATTTGCTCATTGATGTTTTCTGTCCTAcagaaccagaaaaaaaaaagattccgtCCAGTTGGTCAACTGACAAATTAATGCATTCAGAAACTGCAAGACACTACAGTTTCAGCTTCTGAGATACAAGATTGTCTGTTTAATTTcataaaacaaggaaagaagtaCATGTAGACAGCATAAATCTCACAATTGAGACACTAAATCCCAGATTAATAGCAGAACAGATGACAGCTAGATAGATGGACGTTTTATTATGCCTGACATCTACAGAGGGCATCACGAAGACTGCCTCTCAGCTTTCGGTTGCCTTTTCTTTCCAGACGTCTGCAGTAGTTTCAACAGCTGCCTCCTGCCCTCAAACAAAAGAATGCTGGCTGCCATGGCTGAATTCAAACTGTCCACATCAGGAACAATGGGAATAAAGAGTCTGTTACCATCAGTTTTCCCTGCCAACTGAACTGCTTCTAAACTCAGACCCTGTGTCTCGCCGCCGATCACGAGAGCAGACGGACTCTGAGCCCAGGTGTCATGGTACAGTTTTGTATCCACTTCAGGATGTGAAAATCCCTCATCTTCAGACTCTGAATCTGAGGAAGAATCGTATTCTTCGTACCGTACTTTTTTGCGATTGGGCCTTGAGCTGACCCAACCGTATTCTCCTGCTTTGGAGAGTTCAGGAGACGCATGATGTTCAGTTTCTCCTCTGCTCTCTGCCACATGGACAATAACTTGCTGTGGGAGATGCTTCTCAACATCGTCCCAGTCCAGGCTGGGATAAATGGGAAGTCGGAAATGTGCACCCATTGCTGCACGCAGAACTTTAGGCTCCCAAACATCAACACAACctgttggggaaaaataaatgagtaaataaaatgacaagcaGAGACACAGGATTGTGATTTCAGCCTACATGCTCAGATCTGCAACAGCTGAAATAAGTGTACCTTTGGTGAGGAGGACGTTACtgcagccagcagcagcagcacatcgCACCATTGTCCCTAGATTACCAGGGTCGCGAATGTTGTCGCAGATCAGGGACAACGGCACGGACTGACCTCTGTTTGCAAATTTTAGCCGTGACGGGTCCGGGCGAGAAAATATGGCTGTAGAAGAAGTGATCCAAGTCAAAAACAACTCAAAACATCTGTACctcatctatttttttatgtattcatTAATAAATACCAATCACTCCTTGTGGGGCCACAAGGTCAGACCAGATCTTGATGTCTTCAAACTTGACTTTCACCAGTGTGGCTCTTCTCAGCTTGTCTAAGGGTAGCTCCCTGAGCCGATCCACGGTGCTGAAGAACACAATCTGTGGGCTGGCACCGGCATCCAGGGCGTCGCAGATCAGACGCCTGCCCTCCAGGAGGATTTTCCCCTGGTGCTCCCGAAACGTCCTGGACCGAGCTACGCTCACTAACCTCCTGTGATGCAAACACGTGGAGAGGGTGAGACAGGGTCAGCGTGATCGCAGGACATCATCTCTATTAATATGATTCTTTGGGACTATTTTGAATCAGTAAGACAGTCTagtagtggttacagaggtgggaTTGGGTCTGGACGACCCAGGTTCCAGCCCCAAAAGATGGCAACCAAATataccaccttgggcccctgagcaaggcccttaaccctaattgctccccgggctccagaataaaagaaagaagaaacttTCCAGTTAAATTAACTGTGACCAAGATGACCCTCAATATTGCTTGAGTACTAAATAACCGAAGCCTTTCATTTGTTGAGACGGTGTGGAGACTAAGTGAAATTGGAAGCGCGTCTTATGGATTATAAAAGATATGAGAGATTGCAGATGATAGGCTGCTGTGTTAAAAATGCTAAACATAAAGTAACAGTGTAATTTATTACTTTAAACACTCTTTGATTCCTGTCAAATAAGTGTTGTAAAAGTGAGCAGCACAAGTgaaaattactacatttaagcTAGAAAGCATAAACCTTGCAAAAGTGATGAAATAATTTTAATAAGAGCTTCAGAATGATGTCAATTTTCAGTTAAATTGATGATTTTAAAGTTTGATCAAGCAATTATCTTTAGGTCATAAACAAAATACCCCCGGGCGCCAGGCAGCCCACTCCTACTAGTCTAACTGGTGATGGcttaaaaagcagaggacacatttcaatgtgtttccatgtatactcagtactcgagttgtaaaaaaaaaatca
Proteins encoded in this window:
- the mrm3a gene encoding rRNA methyltransferase 3A, mitochondrial; this translates as MAAFMRGVTCLVSAETHVFLTKRTDIIVESIRYVRGLRRKPVRVLFPENEAGKVVRASPEKTPVTPAADLQGRDSQPTGTHAQGHGRDQVDGLRFERAFAGDKRLARLVSVARSRTFREHQGKILLEGRRLICDALDAGASPQIVFFSTVDRLRELPLDKLRRATLVKVKFEDIKIWSDLVAPQGVIAIFSRPDPSRLKFANRGQSVPLSLICDNIRDPGNLGTMVRCAAAAGCSNVLLTKGCVDVWEPKVLRAAMGAHFRLPIYPSLDWDDVEKHLPQQVIVHVAESRGETEHHASPELSKAGEYGWVSSRPNRKKVRYEEYDSSSDSESEDEGFSHPEVDTKLYHDTWAQSPSALVIGGETQGLSLEAVQLAGKTDGNRLFIPIVPDVDSLNSAMAASILLFEGRRQLLKLLQTSGKKRQPKAERQSS